The region CTCTCCAAAACACTGTATTcttatcattaaagaaaacaataaaaccttATTCTAGTACggcaaaaaaagcatgttccgcTGGATTCCAGCCCCCCCGGCATCGCACCGCACCCTCCCAGGGGAGCACaccccactatttgagaagcactggttTAGATTACGTGTCttactttcacacacatttcatcgGTTCAGAAAATGTACAGTGGGTTTGTAGAAAGTGGATGTGCCCTTAAAACACACTTAAAGATCAgagtgatgtgtttgttttatctttctttttctttagcaGAGCAGCAACATAAAGAATGGTGTCCATTAACTATTGATTTAATTATGTTACGTTTATAAACCAACTCCAGTGAGTCCTCCAAACCTTCAGTGATTATATCTCACTGATTATTCTCCATTGGTGTTCTTGCAGTTAAAACTGCAGCCATAGTATTAAATTATCTCTACTAACAAACAGATGGTCTGACTGTAGACTGGTGAGTGTCTAAATTCTTTGAGATGACTTTGAGGTCTTCTCATCTTAATGTAAACCACTAATTCTGGATGGCAGGTCTTTTGGGATTTCTCTTTTATGAAGTAGATCTTCACATTTTCTCCAAAACTCCAagcaaaaaaaagtttcattatttctctttaaaaatcAAATTACCGCTAATGCAGAACTCTAATCTAGTGTCATTAACTGGCCTACATGATTGATAACTCTTGACTGTAATTATCTTCTGTTAATGTCATTAGCCAAGGGATCCATGAGGTCTTTCTCAGCAACACTCAATTTTGGAATGATATATTCAGTATAGATAAGAACAATATAAATACCTGATACCTGAGTCCAAATAGTGAATAATTAATTTAGAAGGTACTACTGCAGCTCATCGCTGCCAGTGGCAAGGACTTCCGGCCACTGGCAATGACTTACAATTTTCCTTGCAGTCATGATTAGGAACAAAAAAAGTGTATAAATAATGCTGAGTGCCCTGAAGCACAGAAGAACCAGAGCTTTTATCCTAGTGCCTGAAAGATAATCGTATCTTGCTGTGATCAAGCTGTGAGGGTAGATCCTCCAGGCATCCTGGGAGTTGGTtcgacaacaaaaacaagttgtTTTCTCAGTCTAGCAGAGTCGTTTCATGTGATGGGGCAGCTAATATCCTTTGGCACATTTCACAAAGCAGATGatattagatttttattaagagcaaaaacagaaacaacaggtTCTGCATATGCACATATGTTATTGAAAGTCTTTTCTTAAGCAGCTAAATGGACAAAGTGAATGCACCAGACTCCAATAAGCATGTTTTCAGGACAGCCTGAAAATGCTTATGCCGATGCTCTTTGACACATGAACACTCCCATATCAACATTTGAAATGCAGTAAAAGCCacaaagcaagaaagaaaaaattcttcatgaaaaatgaaaagtcatGTAAACTTTTAAGAAACCAGGACTTCTCAGGGAGTACAGAATTAGTTGACTTACAGATTTGTAGCAGTAGTGAATGTGAGTCAAGCCTTAAAATTTGGGACAAACATTCTTAACTTTTGCAGATGATTTCAAAACACTTGTCCACAgaaaatgcattgtgggaacAAAGTATGTTGCTACAACGTCTGATGCATTATTAGTGCTATATATTGCTCACATGGTGAGACAAAgtataataaaaacagacaacagactAGTTGGTCAAGGGCAGGGGCTTGCAAGTTCTTAAAGAGTTTCTCTCACCTCGTGTCTGAATGCGAAAGTTGATCTTGCTCTCAGATGGATGGGTGATGGTATAGCCACAAAATTCCACATCGTCACtaatggaaaacaggaaaataacagTGTGAATATTATTTAAGTGTTTGACTTAAAATGCATTGGGGTGCAATCACAAATTTCCCACTATCAGTACATTAATGCTTGTAGATGAAACACAAGATTAAACAAAAAAGCAGtcacaaacaaaactgtgccTTTTTCTATTGTCatcatacattttaaattaactcTGTATGTTGCAATAAGCCAAAACAGTCCCCTCCAGcaatgcaaactgcacacactgaGCTTGTCTTTTGCTATATGTACTTCAAATGTGCTAGACTGAGAGGGTTTGtttggtgaggaaaaaaactaaGAGAAAAACTACTCACACCCTATGGCAACTGTATATTTAAAGCAACAActttgggaagaaaaaaaaagtataaaaactAACTGTTTCATGATCATGTATCTGAGGGAGTTTCCGAGGGTATGGTCCTCATCATGCATCACAAAAGTCACACAGCCCTCATCAGCCCCATCAGCTTGGAtctaaaacacaagaaatagTTGTTAGAACATTGAAAACATCACCAAACGTCCTCCCTGGAGATCCCTGGAAATAGGTCACACCAAGAGGGACCGATCGTGAAGTTGCAACAAATACAATCCATATTATCTCACAGATGCTCATTGACATGAACACAGAGCAACATGCTGAGACTGAGGGAGCATTCTGTATGCATACTGCCCTCCAGTGGGGGGTCAACCATACACCGGAGAGCGAGTAAACCTCTACTTCAGCAGTTCACCATGCTGTTTTGATAATATTAAGTCTACACAAACTGCACCTGCCATAGTCCACAGCTAATGTTGCTTCCAAGAGAATGGATTTAAATGTAGTTTGCAGCTGAACGTGTTGGTTTCCGTTGTTTGCTCATAGCTAGCTACTGCAGCTTCTCACGTGAGGAGTTCGAATGAGTTCCAAATGTTTCTATAAGCCTCTATAGATGACTATGTACCCCCGACAGTGTTTAGGAACGATAAGGTAGCAATGATTGTTAACAACACTGAAAGTATATGGACTATTTTGGCTTCTTACCATCTCCAGCACTCGTTTCTTTTCGCCTTCTCCAGCCATGCTACAGCCTTCCCACTCCGTCCGTCAATACTGACGTCATAGTTCCAATTTTAGccctggtttctgtctgtcaggcGAGGAGGAACCCGATGCTAATTTAACATTTGGATTTTGTCTATATTTACACACAATTGTATCATGATGTTTCAGTAAATACCCCTAAAATATAAACAAGCATGATAAAGAAGCTTAAGCTGTTGCGACAGTTAATCATCGAGTCATGCATCAGTAGAGATGACAATAGCAAGTTAT is a window of Echeneis naucrates chromosome 10, fEcheNa1.1, whole genome shotgun sequence DNA encoding:
- the polr1d gene encoding DNA-directed RNA polymerases I and III subunit RPAC2 — its product is MAGEGEKKRVLEMIQADGADEGCVTFVMHDEDHTLGNSLRYMIMKHDDVEFCGYTITHPSESKINFRIQTRAGIPATEPLRRGLNELNDVCQHILNTFQARVAEFKERQEQPMN